One stretch of Centroberyx gerrardi isolate f3 chromosome 13, fCenGer3.hap1.cur.20231027, whole genome shotgun sequence DNA includes these proteins:
- the dusp28 gene encoding dual specificity phosphatase 28, translating into MLQLCKVTKALFISNGRSACSDELIHQEAVTLCINVSKQQPFPASGVATLRIPVYDDPNEDLYSHFDRCADAIQEEANRGGRSVVYCKNGRSRSATVCVAYLMKHRKLSLTDAFQKVKTARHVIDPNPGFMAQLERYEQELKNRRGQAD; encoded by the exons ATGCTGCAGCTATGCAAGGTCACCAAGGCTCTGTTCATCAGCAACGGCCGTTCGGCCTGCAGTGACGAACTCATCCATCAGGAGGCGGTCACGCTGTGCATCAACGTGTCCAAGCAGCAACCGTTTCCCGCCTCGGGCGTCGCCACGCTGCGGATTCCTGTGTACGACGACCCCAACGAAGACCTGTACAGCCACTTCGACCGCTGCGCCGACGCCATCCAGGAGGAGGCGAACCGTGGAGGCCGCAGCGTCGTCTACTGCAAGAACGGACGCAGTCGCTCGGCCACCGTTTGCGTAGCATATCTCATGAAGCACCGGAAACTGTCGCTGACGGACGCCTTCCAG AAAGTGAAGACGGCTCGCCATGTGATCGACCCCAACCCAGGCTTCATGGCCCAGCTGGAGAGATATGAACAAGAGCTGAAAAACAGGCGAGGGCAGGCAGACTGA